In Salvelinus namaycush isolate Seneca chromosome 17, SaNama_1.0, whole genome shotgun sequence, one genomic interval encodes:
- the LOC120061893 gene encoding solute carrier family 43 member 3-like, whose translation MLGCEGGAGLRRWLTLVTGLLECLCFAGAVFGWASLVFVLKTEGYFSYLCVNIPGVNGMQFLDCSGQDEQFSLIFTIASFMPNFLLLPNGFLFDRFGTMAARLLGISLYTTGALFVAFSSSALSSLLFPALSFIAVGGILLLVTNMQIGNLFGSTRSTVITLYNGAFDSSSALFLIIKLLFEVGISLRASFLFLAACGVIHLVRTFLLLPRTHIPYPPPEGYTYGAAVTSCDRMKSCGQTNTFSPEQAAANGNMQRDDVTEEMPFNKESTENVATFWECFLSKFFIWHLVWLSVMQLRHYLFIGTLNPMLQRLTQGEPSLVSTYTNAFAVTQLCGVLCAPWNGLIMDRHKGKPRTPGVSEKEADLRASVLSLTLTALQCVLFSICASTPFLPLQYLTFILQVLNRSFLYGGHAAFITIAFPPCHFGKLYGMTMALSSVVSLLQYPCFILVKGALGGDPLYVNIALTLLSLLAFIHPVCVYLHCRGLAARRGKPKDSPSS comes from the exons ATGCTCGGGTGTGAGGGAGGGGCAGGGCTGCGGAGGTGGCTGACCCTGGTCACAGGGCTGCTGGAGTGCCTTTGTTTTGCTGGGGCCGTGTTCGGCTGGGCCTCCCTGGTGTTCGTCCTGAAGACAGAAGGCTACTTCAGCTACCTGTGTGTCAACATCCCCGGGGTCAATGGAATGCAATTCCTAG ACTGCAGTGGTCAGGATGAACAGTTCTCCCTCATCTTCACCATCGCTTCCTTCATGCCCAACTTTCTACTGCTGCCCAATGGCTTCCTGTTCGACCGTTTCGGCACCATGGCAGCCAGGCTGCTGGGAAT ATCACTGTACACCACTGGTGCCTTGTTTGTGGCCTTTTCAAGTTCAG ctctgtcctctctcctcttcccggCGCTGTCCTTCATCGCTGTGGGAGGCATCTTGTTGCTGGTCACCAACATGCAG ATAGGCAACCTGTTTGGTTCCACTCGCTCCACCGTCATCACCCTTTACAATGGTGCCTTCGACTCCTCCTCtgccctcttcctcatcatcaAG CTGCTATTTGAGGTTGGGATCTCTCTACGTGCCTCTTTCCTCTTCCTGGCTGCGTGTGGCGTCATCCACCTGGTCAGGACCTTCCTCCTGCTACCCAGAACACACATCCCCTACCCCCCCCCTGAAGGCTACACCTACGG TGCTGCCGTTACTTCCTGTGACAGGATGAAGAGCTGTGGTCAGACCAACACCTTCAGCCCAGAGCAGGCAGCAGCCAACGGCAACATGCAGAGGGATGATGTCACGGAGGAAATGCCTTTTAACAAGGAGAGCACAGAGAATG tGGCTACTTTCTGGGAGTGTTTCCTGTCCAAGTTCTTCATCTGGCACCTGGTGTGGCTTTCCGTCATGCAGCTGAGGCACTACCTGTTCATCGGCACCCTCAACCCCATGCTGCAGAGACTGACCCAGGGAGAACCCTCTCTGG TGAGCACGTACACCAATGCGTTTGCTGTGACCCAGCTGTGTGGGGTGCTGTGTGCCCCCTGGAACGGCCTCATCATGGACCGACACAAGGGCAAGCCCAGGACCCCCG gagtgagTGAGAAGGAGGCAGACCTGCGTGCGTCGGTGCTCTCCCTGACCCTGACGGCGCTGCAGTGTGTCCTGTTCTCCATCTGTGCCTccacccccttcctccccctccagtACCTCACCTTCATCCTGCAGGTCCTCAACCGATCCTTCCTCTATGGAGGCCATGCAGCCTTCATCACTATTgc tttTCCTCCCTGTCACTTTGGGAAGCTGTATGGTATGACCATGGCTCTGTCTTCAGTGGTTTCGCTGCTACAGTACCCCTGCTTCATCCTGGTCAAAGGAGCGCTGGGAGGAGACCCACTATAC GTGAACATAGCTCTGACGTTACTCAGCCTGCTGGCCTTCATCCATCCTGTCTGTGTCTATCTGCATTGTCGTGGCCTGGCAGCCCGGAGGGGTAAACCCAAGGACTCACCTTCCTCTTAG